TGATGGGGAACTTGTTCTGATGCATGTTTCCGAAAGAGTGTAAATGGAGTTTTATTCCAAATATAACCCTCTGCTGTACCTGTCTTGGGAGGGTTGAGTAGGGACAGGGTAGAAGGAGTTATTAAACTATTGAATTAATGTTGCACCTGCCTTGGGAGTGCTTGACAGCACAGCATGGAATCCGAAAAGTATTGCTCAATTCCCTAGCACTTTTATTAAAACACTGTGCATAGTAAAGGGGGAGTTAATGCAAGCATGTTTCATTTTACAGGTGAAGCTGCATGGGTTGTCCTTTGACTTAGTTGAGCAACAGAACTACGTAAATGTAAAACCAAGTCTCACGGAGAACGACTGATTCAGTGCAACTGTTCACATCCCTTTGTGACGAGTGTTTCCATTTTTTTGCTGTAGTGAATACTGATCTTTTTAGTTGTATTTGCAGGAAATGAAGGATCACATGTCCAGTTCCTCAATGCAGGCATTAGTGGAGCAGAGGAACAGACAGGTGAGTAAGTAGCTTAAACTTGTCTCTTGCTTCTGACCAACCAGTATGATGTAGAGGCACTGGTGGAAAAaatcccccagcactgaccatcAAAGCTGTGGTTTCTCGTGGCCCTTTGGCAGGAGAGAGAATCCTTAGTGGGGAAAAATACAGACTGTGGTCTTCTGGCTAGTTTCACTGATTGGGATATTCATGGTTGATGTCAGCATTGCCTTCAATGTTCTGCAGTTTACCAACAACTCCGACTCCTGATTTTTGGAGTCATttgtttggaaaatgcaaggcatTGTACAAAAGGTTGAAGAAGAGCCCAGCATGACAGCAGTAGCACGCACATCCCCATCAATGCACAGGTAGACTAACATTTTACCATTTCATCTTAATTCAAGTTAATCAGATCTACAGTTTCATTAGCATCACTATTTTGGCTCAATCATAATGTTCTTGAAGAGGCACTCCAATCTGCTGGCATGGTACCAAGATTTCAGGGTCAAAGGTCAGATTGTATGGGCTGAATTGGCCAATTTCAGCTGGGACATCTGTTGGGCACCTGCGTTTACCTCTGTTCCTCATGGGCAGTAATCTGTTACCATCTGAGGGCACCAGCTTGATATTGTTTGCTACAGAAATCTGGTGAACCTCGACTGTCCAGATCTTTTGCTGGTGTGCATGTCTCAATCCTGTGCCACCTGAACTATGTCATTAAGGTGTGGCCATGGCTAAGTGGTGCCCACTGAGTCAAAGTCATGGGTTCAAGTTACAATCAGGAACTTCTGCATGTAATTTGAGACTCCAGCACCCCCTTGGGCAGTAAACTGCAATGTCAGTGGTGCCATCTTTCAGTAAGATATTAGACTGAAAACTCATCTGTCCTCTCCTGGATATGGCAGATTCCGAGGTGTTGTTTCAATGACGAATACCTATTTTTGGAACTTCACTGTGTGAAATTGACTGCCATTATTTTCTATATAAGCAATGACCGCATTCAAAAGTACTTCAGAAAATAATGAATGGTACTATATAAGTACCAGTTCTGCTTGTGACTTTTAACTTGGAGTTTACAGCGTGGAAAATTACTGCAGCATGTCAATTCATCCATTTTCTCCGGTAAGAAGTGTCTTGAGACACTTCTGAGAGACTTTTTGTGTgatagaatcatcatagaatccctacagtgtggaaacaggcctttcggcccaacaagtccacaccgaccctccaaagagtatcccacccaaacccattcccctacacttgcgtctgactaatgcacctaacctacacatccctgaacactatggacaatttagcatggtcaattcaccaaacctgcacatctttgggttgtgggaggaagccagagcacccaaaagaaacccatacagacactggaagaatgtgcaaactccacacacaaagTCACCCGTGGTTGGAATCgatcccaggtgctgtgaggcagcagtgctaaccactgagccaccatgccgctcttaAGTTAATGACTACAAACCTTTCTTCTCCAGGCAGGGAAATCCAATTGTCTATTgaatagttttaatttttttgttctgCTTGTGTGCAGACTTTGCTaagcaccagaggaaaccagGGACTGAACTCCACTTCTGACAAATATAGCCGGCTGGACCAAGAGTTGCAGGCAGCGAATTCGCAATTTATTGAGGACCAGCATATGCAACAGCAGGTATTTGGACAGGGAATTAGAAATGCATCTTCCAATTGATGGATGGGCAGGAGACAGTAGTCGAGGCTGTATCAGGGTGTCTTTTAACAtgcctgatttttgttttctgtggGGGATATGGGAGATTGAAAGCCACAAACCAAAGCTTACTATCATGAAGGTTGGTGGTTGCTGTGGGCAGAGTAACAGTTACAGTAGGTTGGATTAAAGGCACTGTCTGAGCTATATTGTCTGTCCACCAGTGGATTTCCAGGACTCTTCTGGGCATATTATTCTCAGGAATGAGCCCATTAAACTGGCCTCCCTGCACTTGAAAGATATCCAGCAAGGTATTGTGGCTGGAGAATGCCTATGGGCACCAATTGAATGCAAAGTCAGGGAGTGATTCCCTTGTGCTTTAATGGCGTGCTGCCACTTACTGTGACCAGTTGCATGAGGGACTGGAGCAAACACAGAGACCTATGAAACTATGGTCAGCATTTTGTGTTGAGAAGGACTGGACAAGGATCGAATGGTGTGTAAGGACTGACCTCCCTGCCTCGGAGTCATTTTGGCCCATGGGGAGTGCCTCTGTGCAGGTAACAGGAGATGACAGTGTGCCAAAGAAAAGGGATTTGCAGATAATGGATaatggggtgagggggggggatgCTGTCTGCTGAGAGCCTGGGTGAGGCCGATGCTGGTATTGGTGGGAGGAGGGGGGGTGTTTAACAGCTATTCATGGATCTTCTGGTCATCTTTCTTCTCTTTGCTGTCCATGTATAGCTGATCACAGAGCAGCAGGATGATCAGCTGGAGCTGGTATCCGGCAGTATTGGTGTTTTGAAGAACATGTCACAGAAGATTGGGAATGAGTTGGACGAGCAAGCAGTGTGAGTGTCGTTTCAACTATTCCCTTGTTTTTAAATCTCACTCTGTCTTTTACAAggctatgtgtatgtgtgtgtgcgcgcagcACTTGTTTTGagcttgggggagggggtggatgacggagtgtgtttgtgtgtgtggcaGCATAAACGACCCCTCGAGAGGCTAGGTAAGCACATGAGAGAGAGCAGGGAATATCCAGTTGATGTTAACTGTAGCTAAAGAGGCACAGTGTGAAAGGTTGGGCGAGAAATTCAGTTGGAGAGTACCGTGAATTGGGAGTTAGATTGAAATTTATTCATAATTAATTAATCAGCGAATTATTGCCCATGGCACCTGCAAATTGACATTGAGACAGTCAAACTGGACATGTGGAAAAAGTGGGTGAAGAAGTTGGTTTGGAAAGAGATTTTGTTTCAGGGTCAGGAACGAACAGCAGTATTGAATGGGTTTCACCCGAACCGACTGGGTCCAGTAACCTTGTTGAACAGAAAGAATGGGCGTTCACAGGAAGTATAACTAGTGAGTGGGAGGACTTAGGATGTAAAACATGATATAGAGAGCTGTTCAAAAACCATTAAATTGAAGAGAACAGATGATTAGTCAGATATTGTGCCTACAGCAGTAAAGATAGAAGAAACTAAAAGCAATTAAACTTGGAGAAGGAAATGAGAACGACCTCAGTAACACATCAGAGCTGAAGGATAGTTTAGAGTGGGTGATCCATGTAAGCATTTTTTAATATTACTTCAGCCTCTGTAATGTAAAAGTGATGTGTTGGTTTGGaattctaatctaattttaattcaGCGTTACTCTTCCTTTCATATTCTATCCACCACTTCCCTTTTAACTTACAGGAACTTTGTCATATTTTTGTTACTATTATAATTGTCACATTTGCACAGTTTGAAGTCAATGCCTTCATTTCATAAAGTTTTCATTGAGAGTCGCACTGCGATTCAGTTCCCAGCGAATATATTTCTTGAATATAGAAAGTTCATGGATAtgaaaagcaaattcagtaagTTTCAGGCAGAAATTTAACTTGGGCGGGTATGACCTAGAAACAAGTGTGGTAATACAGCTGCAAGTGGTCAtaactgggaactaaatattagAACCTCTTTAGGAAAAAAGGGGACAATCTTAGAGAAGGGAGGAGTATTCCCAATTATTTGATATTAAATCATGTTCAGAAAGTATAACCAGAGAAAAGCAAGCAGTGGAATTTGAGGTAGAAGTGAAAGGAAAGGATTTAAGTCTATCGTGGGACTTGTAGAGGACTTTGAGAAGTTACTGTGAAAAGGTAGTTTTGTACAAAATTAGGATTAAGACaaccattcatagagtcatagaggtgtacagcatggaaacagaccctttggtccaacccgtccatgccaatcagatatcccaacccaacctagtcccacctgccagcacccggcccatatccctccaaatccttcctattcctataccctgACAAAGGAAAGTTAGATTTCATAGCTTTCATAGATTAGCGTTAACAGGCCAGCAAATGGCAGAAGGGGGTTTAATTTCTCCTGTGTCAGGATCATTTTCCACAGCAAAATGCCCAATTTTAACTCTTAAGTGGGTGGGTTTTGAGTGAATTACCACAAGGACCAAATgtgttgaggaaatggggaggctacagaaggacttggacaggctaggagagtggacaaagaagtggcagatggaatacggtgtgggaaagtgggaggtTGAGCACTTTAATACAAAGAGTAGAGGtgtaaattattttctaaatgggcaaaggcttcagaaatttgaagcaccGAGGAACTTGGGAGtcatagttcaggattctcttaaggttaacatgtaggttcaatTAGCtgttatgaaggcaaatgcaatgctagcattcatttcaagaatataagagcaggggtgttctgctgaggctgtacaaagCTCTGTTCAACTCTgggcagttttggaccccatatctaaggaaggatgtgctggcattggaggagtccagaggaggtttacagaaATGACCCCATTACAAAGGGTTtgtgtatgaggagaggttgaggactgtgggtctgtacttgttagagtttagaaggatggggtgaGGATCTGatggaaactttcagaatactgagaggcctggataaagtggatgtggagaaggtgtCTCCATTAGTAGGAGACACTAGGACACAATGGCACAGCCTCAGTGAAGAGACAACCCTtgagaactgagataaggagacatttcttcagccagggcaTGGTTAATTTGTGGAACTCGCTACcgcagaagtctgtggaggccaagtcattgagtgtgtttaagatagagataggttcttgatttgtaGGAGAATCAGGGATTacagtgagaaggcaggagaatcgGGTTGAGAAAcacgtcagccatgattgaataataGAGTGTaatcgatgggttgaatggctaattctgcttttatatcttGTGATCTTTTGCCCAAGAACCAACAATGGGAAAAGCCATATTAAATTTCATAACGATCCAGGTTAAGTTGGTAGCCTGAACTAactaacttattttaaaaaacgctacttcaacattttttttttgtctgctgcACTTTTCAAGCGTCGAGTGACAAAACGTTTGAGTGCACTTTACAGCAGCTATAAGGAGGTAACCTGTGTTTCCAATCTGATCGCAATATAATGTGCATTCAAGAGCAAGTTCTATTAATAATGCAGTGCACAAAGGGTGAAATTGGAGCCTGGACTTCAGTGTTATGTTTCAGCCTCTGTACCTTCTGTTCTCTCACAGTATGCTTGATGAGTTCTCCTATGAGTTGGATAGTACCCAGTCACGGCTGGATAATGTAATGAAGAAACTGGCCAAGGTATCCCACATGACCAGTGGTAAGTTGCAGGAGGCTGACTGTATCAGTACAGTATTTACTTCACACATTGATCCCAGGACATAAGTAAATAACTTTGGAAAGTTTGTTGCTGCTATGACCTGAGATTGGACCTGTGGAAGAGGTTTGGTGCTCTTGGGCAGGAATtgaaacttcaaaaaaaaaatcaagaagttATGGCAGAGAACAACATTATAGATggttacagattttttttttctgttttaagccAGGGTTGGGATGTGTGAGCTAGAAATCTGTAACTTAGTTTTCCTTATTTCCCAtcaactatcaccctctgtcatctttcagcgaGCCAgtatctgatccaaaccgctgaatcaccctcaatccctgcacaaaatgcagaggcatgggattgagggggattCAGCGGTTTGGATCAGGTactggctcgctgaaagaagacagagggtgatattgatggcaaatgttcatcctgcagttcagctactagtggtgtaccgcaaggatctgttttgggtccactgctgtttgtcatttttttaacgACCTGGAttagggcgtagaaggatgggttagtaaatttgcgggtgaTACTAAGGTCaatacagttgtggatagtgttgaaggatatCGAAGGTTAcggagggacataggtaagctgcagagctgggctgagaggtggcaaatggagtttaatgtggaaaagtgtaaggtgattcactttgaaagaagCAATGGGATGCAGAATagtgggctaatggcaagattcttggttgtgtagatgagcagagagatctcagtgtccatgtacatagatccctgcaagttgtcacccaagttgatagggttgttaagaaggcagtacggtgtgttagctcaatccctctactagtAAAAgcttcggaaccatgaggtcatgcacCTGTACataactctggtgcggctgcacttggagtattgcgtacatttctggtaaccacattgtaggaaggatgtggaagccttgaacagggttcagaggagatttactaggatgttgcctggtatggagggaaggtcttacaaggaaaagctgaggggcttgaggctgttttcgttagagagaagaaggttgagaggtgacttaattgagacatataagataatcagaggattagatagggtggacagggagagctttttCCTCTGTTGATGTCTAGCATGAAGGGTAATAGATATAGGGcaaaatgtcagaggtagtttctttactcagagtagtaggggcattgaacagtagtagactcaccaacttttaagggcatttaattggtcattggatCTGCAAAtagacaaaaatggaatagtgtaggttagatgggcttcagattagtttcacaggtcggtgcaacatcgagagccaaagggcctgtactgtgctgtaatgttctatgctatTAAACTCAAGTTAAACTAATTGTACAACTAAAATAATTGTGCAATAATTTGAAttgttaaataaataaacagatagCAGATGGCTTGAGGGTGTGATTAACACATGAGGATATGATATTGCTATtatggagacatgattgagaCTTGGGCAGGATTGACCTCTCCATATTCCAAGGTATAAAGTCTTCAGGTAAGATAGATAGAGTGGGTTGTGAACTAGGTGGTAGTATTATAATATTGATCAAGGAGCTaattactgcaataaggagggTTGTTATCTTAGAGAGTTTCCCAGTTGAGGCCATAAGGGTAGAACTTTGAAAACACAAAGGGGCAGTCATACTCAGGGTTTATTATTCCCAGACAGGAAGGGATAGAAAATCACCTGTCTAGGCAAATCTCCGAAGTGTAAAAATAATAATGGATTTCCGCTTCCCCAATATTAGCTGGGATTGGTGAAGTATGAAAGGCTTGGAGCGGGCAGAATTCTCAATGTGTAACGGAGGGATGCTTTAAGCCAACATGTGGAAAGTCCCTCATGAGAGGGTGGATGCTGGACctaattttgcagaacaaatttgGACAAATGGTAGAATTGTCAGAGGAGCATGTTGGAGTTTTGGATGGTGACCAAAACTCTAAGATTTAAGGTAATTAAGGAAAAGTACAAAGTTGGACTGGAAAAAGGTACTGAATTGGggggggaaggctaattttgagtCAGCATCCGGCAAAATTGGACTGGCTTCAGCTACATGCAGGAAAATCCACATACCTAGCAGTGGGACACATGTCAAAAGGATTTAGTGAGTGTGCAGGGCCAACAGCTTCCTGTAAAGGTGTGGGTGGCAGTGGGGCTAACGATCCGAAATCCTAGATGCTGAGGAATGTGCAAGGTTGGATAAGGAGCAAGAGAAAGCATCTGGTAGGGAGAGAGGTTAAAGCAGTAGAGGCTGCAGAGGATTATGGAAAGTGCAGAGGGTAAATTTATGAAAAGAGAGCAAAGAGGGATTGAGAGAAAGCACTGGCAGGTAAAATAAAAGATAATCCAAGAATGTTTTTGAAGTTTATTGGCAGCAAGAGGATAATCAGGGAAAGAGGGATCAAAGTGGCAATCTTTTGAGATCTGGAAGATGTGGGTGAGGTTTCAAATTATTACTTTGTACCTGTATTCACTGTCAAGAAGAACACTGTTGGCATAGGTGTTTGTatgtgtgggggagggagggggtgcagaagtgagagagagagagaccaggagaGAATACTGAATAGATTGATGTTCAGAAGGAGGGGGGAATTAGCAGATttagttaaaaattacataaaacCAGGTTAaggtccaacaggcttatttggaagcactagctttcgaagcccTCCAGAATGCTCCACAACTGCCTGAAGAagtagtgctttgaaagctagtgcttccaaataaacctgttggactataacctggtgttgtgattttttaactttgtccaccccagtccaacaccggcaccttcaaatcGCTATTAGATTTAGTAAACTTTTAAGTTGAATACATCCTCTAGGCACAGATGAGAACTGCAGGCCACGCAGTTTagtatcagtggtagggaaaattTGGAAAGGTTtgagggccagcatttatttccccttGCAGAGTCAATAGTTAATTAAGTATAGTCAGCGTGACTTTTGTAAGAGGGGTGTTCTGCCTGACACATTTGATTGATTGAATCTTTTGAGGGGCTAACTAGATGTGTGGTTGAGAGTATTGCAGGCCCTtcaataaggcttttgacaaaggcTTTTGCATGGGAGATTGGTCAAGAAGGTAAGAGCTCTTGTGATCAgggaaatttgtcaaatatgatcaaaatctggcagagatttgcTGCTGGGTCCTTGCTGTCCATTCATTAATTAGGCACTGttatctgtgaggagaaagtgaggtctgcagatgctggagatcagagctgaaaatgtgttgctggaaaagcgcagtaggtcaggcagcatccaaggagcaggagaatcgacgttttgggcatgagcccttcttcaggaagggctgttATCTGTGAACCAAGTGATGAAACAATGTTTGGTAACTAGTGAGGAGGTAAGCTTTCACTTATAGGAATATACCGATCAGCTGGTTAGATGAACAGGAGAGTCACAGATGAATTTTAATCCTGAAAAGCATTTGGGTTTACTACTAAAGCAAAGGACAACACATTGGTAGGACCCTAGGAAGTATAGAAGATCAAAGGGGGACCTTTGTGTGCCATCCCTTGGTTCAAGCACCATCTGCCTACATCCACGACACCAACcacaccctccatctcttcagtaacttccagtttCCCGGCCCCCACTGCTTTATCTTCACAATGGGTGTGCAGTCCTTGTACACATCCATACCCCACAAGAATGGCCTCCAtgtcctcagtttcttcctctacaacagacccatccagtccccctcctcCATCTCGCCGAACTGGTTGTCACccttaataacttttcctttaacttctCCTATTTTCaccaaatccagggggtggccatgAACACCAAGCTGGGCCCCAGCTACGTCTGCCTCTTTGTCGGCTGTGAACAGTCCCTTTTCAGTACCTACACCAGCATTGTGTCCCAACTCTTCcaccgttacatcgatgactgcattggttcagtgtcctgcacccaggctgaactagagcagttcatcaactttgcccacatcttccaccctgccctcaaattcacttggtccatctcggacacctcccttcccttcctggacctctcatttccatctccagcaacagtccccaggcaGGCGGTTACTAGAAATCCCCAGGCTCTCACAACTACCTGAGCTACAGTTTCTcctacccagtatcctgcaagaactccatcccgttctcccaattcctccgactCCTCTGCATCTGCTCGggcgaggagacattccactcccaagcatcccagatgtccacctatttcgagcaatatgcttttcctccctctgtcctccagacagccctccactccttGACCTCTATTCCCCAATCCATTGCTTTAAATGCCCCCCTCAACCGCactaaagacagagtcccccttgtcctcacctaccatatcaccagtctctgcatccaatgcatcatccttaagcacttctgccaactccaactagaccccacaaCCAAGGACATCTTCCCCATCCCACCCCTCTCTGTCATCCGCAAGGATCGTTCCCTTCACCCGTCCTTGGTTTGGGCCACTCTCCCACCAACCCCCCCGAACcccctggtaccttcccctgcaaatggaaaagatgcaaaacctgccagtacaccacccctTTCACCTCCATCGAGGGCCCCTAAGAGTCCTCCTTGGTGAAAGAGGGTTCAccagcctctcctccaacctagtttactgcatcatgtGCTCCCAATGCAGTCACCGCCTGCTTTAatttccctttccgacatgaccatcctcggcctcctccactgccacaatgaaccaaaccgcaaattggaagaacaacacttcatcttccgcctgggcaacctacagcccagaggactcaacactgaattctccaatttcaagtaacctcccCTCCTTTCCACTGCTCCCTGTCACCAACCAAGTtcgttcctcccattgaccaaccagatcataTCCTCTACCTGTTTTCACCTATAcccacttcactaccctgccccCGCCTCCCCTTTTATGTGCAGTTCCCCTTACACCCATCCTCAGTCCTGAAGatgggttacacccaaaatgttgacttctccacctcctgatgcttcctggcttgaTGTGTTCTTCTACCCTCTTGCCTGTCTACCACACATCCCTCAAGGCAGCAGGACAAGTAGGTAAGGTGTTAAGGCATATAGGATATTTGGCTTTATTGGTtaaagcattgagtacaagagcagggagtttATGATGGAGCTGCCTGTAATGTTAGTGAATTCCCAGCTggagtgtgcagttctggtcactgcactggaGGCGACATGGTACAAAGGAGATTCCAACCTAGGCAGCATTCTGGTGAGTGATTCAGCCATGAAGACAAACTAGGGGGAGCTGGGGTTGTTTCCCTTCaagcagagaaggctaaggggtAGAGGTCAACTGTATGAAACGGAGAGGCATTGACACTGGGGTAGGCATAAACATCCCTCCTTTACAGGAGTCAATTACCAAAGAGCTAAGATTTAAGACAAGCCAGTGGTTTAGACTGGATTTACGGagtaatgttttcacccagagggttgagaGAATCCAGAACTCACTACCTGAAAGAGTGGTAGAGGTGAAAGGCATTACATTTAAGAACTATTCAGATGAGTATTCGAAGCACCATAACGTACAAGACCtcaggccaagtgctagaaaatggaattagagtAGATACATGCTTGATGACTGGCATGgccatgatgggctgaagagcctccttCAATCCTGCAAAGCTGACTTGAGCCTGGGCTGAAGACAGGGTATCAGGGAGGGTGACAGCTGCCTGGATGTTTTTTtttgggagactgtcacacccattttttttttaaaataaagctttAGGCTTTTTTTTTGATGGTCAGGGCAGGAGATGTGATCTCATGTCTGTGATGCCCTTGCGTGAATCTAGAAAGTACCAAGCTTTTTGCTCCCGGTGTGGCTGAGAGCAAGGTCTGTAAGATGAATGGCAGACCGATAATGGCACTACGTTGCCAGCAGCCATTCATTGGGGTGAGGTTGAAGAAACAAATGTGACAAGTATAATCTGGAATAGGCGCTGTACTCTGGAAGTTCAAAAGACTGTGTTGCCAGCCCTGTGTTGGGGATTGGAATATTACATCATGAGTGTGAATATCCTGAATGGGAAGGGGAGTATCCAATTGCTTTGGTTCGTGAACGTATGGAATGACAGTACTGAATATGAATATGGTTCAACAGATGGGGTTTGAGGAGCTGTGGTCCACAATAGTAAGCAGAATCTCGATctcaaatagtgaggaggatggatAGTGGTTCAGAAAATCAGGAAGTAAAATGAAAATGGGTGAAGGTTAGGAATAAGTGTCCAGAATCTTGGAGGGAGTGGTTTGTGGAGCCTCAAGCTGAAAATTGTACAAAATTCATCTCACAGAGGCATTAGGCTCCGTGCTGGCAGTTATATCTTTGGG
The Chiloscyllium plagiosum isolate BGI_BamShark_2017 chromosome 11, ASM401019v2, whole genome shotgun sequence DNA segment above includes these coding regions:
- the stx6 gene encoding syntaxin-6 isoform X2; translation: MVQWLDSLLLEIVIVSEVQKAVNTSQGLYQRWTELLADPSSASKEECDWTTNELRNSLRSIEWDLEDLDETISIVETNPRKFNLDPVELSKRKAFITNTKQIVKEMKDHMSSSSMQALVEQRNRQTLLSTRGNQGLNSTSDKYSRLDQELQAANSQFIEDQHMQQQLITEQQDDQLELVSGSIGVLKNMSQKIGNELDEQAVMLDEFSYELDSTQSRLDNVMKKLAKVSHMTSDRRQWCGIVILLIILVVVLILLFTI